A genome region from Columba livia isolate bColLiv1 breed racing homer chromosome 2, bColLiv1.pat.W.v2, whole genome shotgun sequence includes the following:
- the LOC106145934 gene encoding myb-related transcription factor, partner of profilin-like isoform X1, producing the protein MDASGAVASAPSSAAPSGSRSPMFPPGADREEWGPRFNCAPSTSAAASQAMPASGRKRKANFSNDETETLVWNVVRHFSALYGSEALRAHPVRRKQLWTQIQSRVNFLGYTERSIDDLKHKWRDLRLDVKKKITSKKHLPMNRAGGPLHKPRLTPLEKMVASTFLQASHDSEPEIILDPDLFFPGATKQSFMHLQPGVSHPSIYIDTNGQPSALPDVEGSAAPRLAVQSPDPSVICEYSRGEGQSSSAESGPELRTPDMSAISPSLRNESLVSYASMSEEEEREGREVERGHGGATGTQPAPEAPTSAEEDMKLSRQAMLIRRCSSQGSVTSLPEDPLNPVDAPSDWGHEGVSELARGLDSSHPEEQAGGPEMGALPRVLMGPTWEKPPAEEEPPPRSPLHGALTEESLPSSASPPGDAPAAPGPPRRLGCSRLREERRESWRTNIHHLLDLEEQWDQLYHQELAMWQEERATQREERARDRELQFRLLGVLTDIRDELRYLRQERASARQSQAPPAEPRPEPSPLLEQPKAEPNFPEPQAGTAGWAETTVPSRSPMGNRGRGRRRGRPRGSASRHRRLFLTNS; encoded by the exons ATGGATGCCTCGGGGGCTGTTGCTTCGGCTCCCTCCTCCGCGGCTCCCTCGGGCTCCCGCAGCCCCATGTTCCCCCCAGGAGCCGACAGAGAGGAGTGGGGACCGAGGTTCAATTGTGCCCCTTCCACCTCTGCCGCAGCCTCGCAGGCGATGCCAGCGTCTGGCCGGAAGAGGAAGGCCAACTTCTCCAATGACGAGACTGAGACGCTGGTCTGGAATGTGGTCCGGCATTTCAGCGCCCTGTACGGGTCCGAGGCCCTGCGGGCTCACCCCGTGCGGCGGAAGCAGCTCTGGACCCAAATCCAAAGCCGCGTCAACTTCCTGGGCTACACCGAGCGCTCCATCGACGACCTCAAGCACAAGTGGCGCGACCTGCGGCTGGACGTCAAGAAGAAGATCACCTCCAAGAAGCACCTGCCCATGAACCGCGCCGGCGGGCCCCTCCACAAGCCGCGCCTCACGCCCCTGGAGAAGATGGTGGCTTCCACCTTCCTGCAGGCCAGCCACGACTCGGAGCCCGAAATCATCCTGGACCCAG ATCTGTTCTTCCCCGGCGCCACCAAGCAATCCTTCATGCACCTGCAGCCCGGCGTCAGCCACCCCAGCATCTACATCGACACCAACGGGCAGCCCTCGGCGCTGCCCGACGTGGAGGGCTCGGCCGCGCCGCGCCTGGCGGTGCAGAGCCCCGACCCCTCCGTCATCTGCGAGTACAGCCGCGGCGAAGGCCAGAGCAGCTCGG CTGAGTCGGGACCGGAGCTGCGGACTCCGGACATGTCAGCCATTTCCCCGTCCCTGCGAAACGAGTCTCTTGTCTCCTACGCCTCCATGTCGGAGGAGGAGGAACGGGAGGGCCGGGAGGTGGAGCGGGGCCACGGCGGGGCCACGGGGACGCAGCCGGCGCCCGAGGCCCCCACGTCTGCCGAGGAAGACATGAAACTGTCCCGCCAGGCCATGCTGATCCGCCGCTGCAGCTCCCAGGGCTCCGTCACCTCGCTGCCCGAGGACCCTCTCAACCCCGTGGACGCTCCCTCGGACTGGGGCCACGAAGGGGTGTCCGAGCTGGCGCGCGGGCTCGACTCCTCGCACCCCGAGGAGCAGGCGGGGGGCCCGGAGATGGGCGCTTTGCCCAGGGTACTGATGGGCCCCACCTGGGAGAAGCCGCCGGCCGAGGAAGAGCCCCCGCCGCGCTCCCCGCTGCACGGCGCCCTGACCGAGGAGTCGCTGCCCTCCTCCGCCTCCCCGCCGGGCgacgcccccgccgcccccggccccccgCGCCGCCTGGGCTGCTCCCGCCTGCGCGAGGAGCGCCGCGAGAGCTGGAGGACTAACATCCACCACTTGCTGGACCTGGAGGAGCAGTGGGACCAGCTGTACCACCAGGAGCTGGCCATGTGGCAAGAGGAACGAGCCACCCAGCGCGAGGAACGGGCCCGCGACCGCGAGCTGCAGTTCCGCTTGCTGGGCGTCCTGACGGACATCCGCGACGAGCTGCGGTACCTGCGGCAGGAGCGCGCCAGCGCCCGGCAGAGCCAGGCGCCGCCGGCCGAGCCGCGGCCGGAGCCCAGCCCGCTGCTGGAGCAGCCCAAAGCCGAGCCTAACTTCCCCGAGCCCCAGGCCGGGACCGCCGGCTGGGCAGAGACCACCGTGCCCAGCCGAAGCCCCATGGGGAACCGCGGCCGGGGGCGACGCCGGGGCCGGCCGCGCGGCTCTGCCTCCAGACACAGACGGCTCTTCCTCACCAACAGCTAG
- the LOC106145934 gene encoding myb-related transcription factor, partner of profilin-like isoform X2, with protein sequence MPASGRKRKANFSNDETETLVWNVVRHFSALYGSEALRAHPVRRKQLWTQIQSRVNFLGYTERSIDDLKHKWRDLRLDVKKKITSKKHLPMNRAGGPLHKPRLTPLEKMVASTFLQASHDSEPEIILDPDLFFPGATKQSFMHLQPGVSHPSIYIDTNGQPSALPDVEGSAAPRLAVQSPDPSVICEYSRGEGQSSSAESGPELRTPDMSAISPSLRNESLVSYASMSEEEEREGREVERGHGGATGTQPAPEAPTSAEEDMKLSRQAMLIRRCSSQGSVTSLPEDPLNPVDAPSDWGHEGVSELARGLDSSHPEEQAGGPEMGALPRVLMGPTWEKPPAEEEPPPRSPLHGALTEESLPSSASPPGDAPAAPGPPRRLGCSRLREERRESWRTNIHHLLDLEEQWDQLYHQELAMWQEERATQREERARDRELQFRLLGVLTDIRDELRYLRQERASARQSQAPPAEPRPEPSPLLEQPKAEPNFPEPQAGTAGWAETTVPSRSPMGNRGRGRRRGRPRGSASRHRRLFLTNS encoded by the exons ATGCCAGCGTCTGGCCGGAAGAGGAAGGCCAACTTCTCCAATGACGAGACTGAGACGCTGGTCTGGAATGTGGTCCGGCATTTCAGCGCCCTGTACGGGTCCGAGGCCCTGCGGGCTCACCCCGTGCGGCGGAAGCAGCTCTGGACCCAAATCCAAAGCCGCGTCAACTTCCTGGGCTACACCGAGCGCTCCATCGACGACCTCAAGCACAAGTGGCGCGACCTGCGGCTGGACGTCAAGAAGAAGATCACCTCCAAGAAGCACCTGCCCATGAACCGCGCCGGCGGGCCCCTCCACAAGCCGCGCCTCACGCCCCTGGAGAAGATGGTGGCTTCCACCTTCCTGCAGGCCAGCCACGACTCGGAGCCCGAAATCATCCTGGACCCAG ATCTGTTCTTCCCCGGCGCCACCAAGCAATCCTTCATGCACCTGCAGCCCGGCGTCAGCCACCCCAGCATCTACATCGACACCAACGGGCAGCCCTCGGCGCTGCCCGACGTGGAGGGCTCGGCCGCGCCGCGCCTGGCGGTGCAGAGCCCCGACCCCTCCGTCATCTGCGAGTACAGCCGCGGCGAAGGCCAGAGCAGCTCGG CTGAGTCGGGACCGGAGCTGCGGACTCCGGACATGTCAGCCATTTCCCCGTCCCTGCGAAACGAGTCTCTTGTCTCCTACGCCTCCATGTCGGAGGAGGAGGAACGGGAGGGCCGGGAGGTGGAGCGGGGCCACGGCGGGGCCACGGGGACGCAGCCGGCGCCCGAGGCCCCCACGTCTGCCGAGGAAGACATGAAACTGTCCCGCCAGGCCATGCTGATCCGCCGCTGCAGCTCCCAGGGCTCCGTCACCTCGCTGCCCGAGGACCCTCTCAACCCCGTGGACGCTCCCTCGGACTGGGGCCACGAAGGGGTGTCCGAGCTGGCGCGCGGGCTCGACTCCTCGCACCCCGAGGAGCAGGCGGGGGGCCCGGAGATGGGCGCTTTGCCCAGGGTACTGATGGGCCCCACCTGGGAGAAGCCGCCGGCCGAGGAAGAGCCCCCGCCGCGCTCCCCGCTGCACGGCGCCCTGACCGAGGAGTCGCTGCCCTCCTCCGCCTCCCCGCCGGGCgacgcccccgccgcccccggccccccgCGCCGCCTGGGCTGCTCCCGCCTGCGCGAGGAGCGCCGCGAGAGCTGGAGGACTAACATCCACCACTTGCTGGACCTGGAGGAGCAGTGGGACCAGCTGTACCACCAGGAGCTGGCCATGTGGCAAGAGGAACGAGCCACCCAGCGCGAGGAACGGGCCCGCGACCGCGAGCTGCAGTTCCGCTTGCTGGGCGTCCTGACGGACATCCGCGACGAGCTGCGGTACCTGCGGCAGGAGCGCGCCAGCGCCCGGCAGAGCCAGGCGCCGCCGGCCGAGCCGCGGCCGGAGCCCAGCCCGCTGCTGGAGCAGCCCAAAGCCGAGCCTAACTTCCCCGAGCCCCAGGCCGGGACCGCCGGCTGGGCAGAGACCACCGTGCCCAGCCGAAGCCCCATGGGGAACCGCGGCCGGGGGCGACGCCGGGGCCGGCCGCGCGGCTCTGCCTCCAGACACAGACGGCTCTTCCTCACCAACAGCTAG
- the LOC102097118 gene encoding tigger transposable element-derived protein 3-like, translating into MKEDRDHPVALGLAVTKPDILAEVERGEAAAGGPCGEHRRPGPHAAPAGPSQGPWPGKEVKREEGVSPPPGCPPAPLAGPGDLPGPLRGHGCTYCGTAEPGPANGGFAPLPPALESRRCRPGECAECGRGLAQKPDLVRHRRERGSERGYTCGRCGRGFGETGATGSHGRAPGLAEGGPAAAPRKERKELSLTEKVRVLEMLEGPKVSQNELAKRFGVSQPQICRIIKNRERILSEWHRHGDPERKRRREGKDAALEAALLRWVEGARAADLPGTGPLLPLTAKPLARAPRRPEPEPSSAWLPRFGACHSLACQQPPAGEEDTEQPTAERWASAVLPGLLRSYAPSEIYACGETGVVYPTGESTGDRLTLLLCANADGSEKVPLRVVGDTPRPRCLRAVNLGQMPWSYRAGSLAAVTASLFTEWLQELNEGMRRRGKSILLLLAKHEAHPYLQLSNIRMVFVPPAATLAQPLDRGITSDLKGHYRRRLLRWPPVECSTGQPTLLDVLHMLAQAWGDVHAGLITSCFRAAGISADTEALAFGHEQLDHRALMDEELERDEEQADGDEGMAEDTGEPAAVQPCPSEREVWGSLATLRRYLECRATSPELFQAFYELEDVVHMVSASAGGAPSGDTPPQQ; encoded by the exons ATGAAGGAGGACCGGGACCACCCCGTCGCCCTGG GTCTCGCCGTCACCAAACCCGACATCCTGGCCGAGGTGGAgcgcggggaggcggcggcgggggggcccTGCGGGGAGCACCGGCGCCCCGGGCCGCACGCGGCGCCCGCCGGCCCCTCCCAGG GGCCCTGGCCGGGGAAGGAGGTGAAGAGGGAGGAGGGGGTGTCCCCGCCGCCCGGCTGCCCCCCGGCCCCACTCGCCGGCCCCGGCGACCTGCCCGGCCCGCTGCGGGGGCACGGCTGCACCTACTGCGGCACCGCCGAGCCCGGGCCCGCTAACGGGGGGTTCGCCCCGCTGCCCCCGGCCCTGGAgagccgccgctgccgccccggGGAGTGCGCCGAGTGCGGCCGAGGCTTGGCGCAGAAGCCAGACCTGGTGCGGCACCGGCGGGAGCGCGGCAGCGAGCGCGGCTACACCTGCGGCCGCTGCGGGAGAGGCTTCGGCGAGACGGGGGCCACGGGCAGCCACGGCCGGGCCCCGGGGCTGGCAGAGGGGGGCCCGGCAGCGGCACCGCGGAAGGAGCGGAAGGAGCTGTCGCTGACGGAGAAGGTGCgggtgctggagatgctggaggGGCCCAAGGTGTCGCAGAACGAGCTGGCCAAGCGCTTCGGGGTGTCGCAGCCCCAGATCTGCCGCATCATCAAGAACAGGGAGCGGATCCTGAGCGAGTGGCACCGCCACGGTGACCCCGAGCGCAAGCGCCGGCGGGAAGGGAAGGACGCGGCCCTCGAGGCTGCTCTGCTGCGCTGGGTGGAGGGCGCCCGCGCCGCCGACCTGCCCGGCACAGGGCCCCTCCTCCCGCTCACGGCCAAACCGCTCGCCAGGGCACCGCGCCGGCCCGAGCCGGAGCCCAGCAGCGCGTGGCTGCCCCGCTTTGGGGCTTGCCACAGCCTCGCCTGCCAGCAGCCGCCGGCAGGGGAGGAGGACACGGAGCAGCCCACGGCTGAGCGCTGGGCCAGCGCGGTGCTGCCCGGGCTCCTCCGCAGCTACGCGCCCTCAGAGATCTACGCCTGTGGCGAGACCGGGGTTGTCTACCCCACTGGTGAGAGCACCGGCGACCGGCTGACGCTGCTGCTCTGCGCCAACGCCGACGGCTCGGAGAAGGTGCCGCTGCGGGTGGTGGGGGAcaccccccggccccgctgcctgcGTGCGGTCAACCTGGGGCAGATGCCCTGGAGCTACCGTGCCGGCAGCCTGGCCGCCGTGACGGCGTCCCTGTTCACCGAGTGGCTGCAGGAGCTCAACGAGGGGATGCGGCGGCGGGGGAAgagcatcctcctcctcctcgccaaGCACGAGGCGCACCCGTACCTCCAGCTCTCCAACATCAGGATGGTGTTCGTGCCACCGGCTGCCACACTGGCCCAGCCCCTGGACCGTGGCATCACCAGCGACCTCAAGGGCCACTACCGGCGCCGGCTGCTGCGGTGGCCACCGGTGGAGTGCAGCACGGGGCAGCCAACCCTCCTGGATGTCCTGCACATGCTGGCGCAAGCCTGGGGCGACGTGCATGCGGGGCTCATCACCAGCTGCTTCCGTGCCGCCGGCATCAGCGCCGACACCGAGGCCCTGGCGTTCGGCCATGAGCAGCTGGACCACCGCGCGCTGATGGACGAGGAGCTGGAGCGCGATGAGGAGCAGGCGGACGGGGATGAGGGGATGGCAGAGGACACGGGAGAACCGGCAGCGGTGCAGCCCTGCCCCTCGGAGCGGGAGGTCTGGGGGAGCCTGGCCACGCTGCGGCGGTACCTGGAGTGCCGGGCCACCTCTCCAGAGCTCTTCCAGGCCTTCTACGAGCTGGAGGACGTGGTGCACATGGTGTCGGCCAGCGCCGGGGGAGCCCCCAGCGGGGACACCCCTCCCCAGCAGTGA
- the LOC102084741 gene encoding E3 ubiquitin-protein ligase TRIM7, whose translation MARAVLALGDSLQAEATCPICLELFSQPLITECGHNFCGPCAAELLGTPPRAAPCPQCRRPVAPGSLRPNLSLGAVAELAGALEEEARRPRCPEHGEELRLFCESCRCPLCPLCRERPPHRQHAARPAAEAAPELRETLQSNLVFLQKQKEEFKPGGEKQSDALLGTVASERQRLRDTFQELQQFLWEQEAVLQSQLDQAHRELAEERQQYISSVSERKSLLDTLIVEIEKKRDQPVVEFLTDVGKTLSSCEAAKAPIPEPVSPELQRTVQSLLETSQLVLGAMAKFKVNLLSEMDRERVKVTLDPETASPYLILSRDCKTVRLGDRQQNLPDTPQRFTGSPSALGSQGFAAGRHYWELEVGDGDSWAVGVAAESVRRKDSLTMAMGKIWALRRDWDRQYTALHMPPAPLALEEEPRRIRVHLDYEAGEVTFYNAENMAQILQFKASFTEKVFPYFWLWSQETSIQVCA comes from the exons ATGGCGCGGGCGGTGCTGGCGCTGGGGGACAGCCTGCAGGCCGAGGCCACCTGCCCCATCTGCCTGGAGCTGTTCTCCCAGCCGCTCATCACCGAGTGCGGCCACAACTTCTGCGGGCCGTGCGCGGCGGAGCTGCTGGGGACCCCCCCGCGCGCCGCCCCCTGCCCGCAGTGCCGCCGGCCCGTGGCCCCGGGCTCCCTGCGCCCCAACCTGTCGCTGGGGGCCGTGGCGGAGCTGGCGGGGGCCCTGGAGGAGGAGGcgcggcggccccgctgcccggAGCACGGCGAGGAGCTGCGGCTGTTCTGCGAGAGCTGCCGGTGTCCGCTGTGCCCGCTGTGCCGGGAGCGGCCCCCGCACCGCCAGCacgcggcccggcccgccgcgGAGGCGGCCCCGGAGCTGCGG GAGACACTCCAGAGCAACCTGGTTTTTctacaaaaacagaaagaagaatttaagcctggaggagaaaagcaaagcgATGCCCTGCTG GGGACAGTGGCCTCGGAGCGGCAGCGGCTGCGGGACACgttccaggagctgcagcagttcCTGTGGGAGCAGGAGGCCGTTCTGCAGTCACAGCTCGACCAGGCGCACAGGGAGCTCGCCGAGGAGCGACAACAATACATCTCCAGCGTTTCGGAGAGAAAATCACTGCTGGACACGCTTATTGTGGAAATAGAGAAGAAACGTGACCAGCCGGTGGTGGAATTCCTCACG gATGTTGGCAAAACCCTGAGCAG CTGCGAGGCGGCGAAGGCCCCGATCCCAGAGCCGGTTTCCCCGGAGCTGCAGAGGACAGTTCAGAGCCTCTTGGAGACGAGCCAGCTGGTCCTGGGTGCCATGGCCAAATTCAAAG TGAACCTGCTGAGCGAGATGGACAGAGAAAGGG TGAAGGTGACGCTGGACCCCGAAACGGCGAGTCCCTACCTGATCCTCTCGAGGGACTGTAAAACCGTGCGGCTGGGAGACAGACAGCAGAACCTCCCTGACACCCCCCAGAGATTCACGGGCAGCCCCAGTGCCCTGGGCTCCCAGGGGTTCGCGGCTGGGAGGCACTACTGGGAGCTGGAGGTGGGGGACGGGGACAGCTGGGCCGTGGGGGTGGCCGCAGAGTCCGTGCGGAGGAAGGACTCGCTCACCATGGCCATGGGGAAGATCTGGGCGCTGCGGCGGGACTGGGATCGTCAGTACACGGCGCTGCACAtgccccccgccccgctggCGCTGGAGGAAGAGCCCCGGAGAATCAGGGTCCACCTGGACTACGAAGCGGGTGAAGTGACGTTCTACAACGCGGAGAACATGGCACAGATCTTGCAGTTCAAGGCTTCCTTCACTGAGAAGGTCTTCCCGTACTTTTGGCTCTGGTCACAAGAAACCTCCATCCAGGTGTGTGCCTGA